In the genome of Girardinichthys multiradiatus isolate DD_20200921_A chromosome 7, DD_fGirMul_XY1, whole genome shotgun sequence, one region contains:
- the slc38a11 gene encoding putative sodium-coupled neutral amino acid transporter 11 isoform X1 has protein sequence MAQQQNNEEGTAIIRMHKSESRGSMISASFNFINSIIGSGIIGLPYALNQAGLPLGLLLLILVGFITDYSIVLLIKGGNLSGSNSYQSVVQSTFGFPGFLILSALQFLYPFIAMISYNITTGDTLTKVFQRIPGVGPDHILAERHFVILLSTFMFTLPLSFYRNIERLGKVSFLSMVLTLTILIIVTIRAATLGPQIVPTENAWAFAKWKAIQAVGVMSFAFICHHNSFLIYNSLEQPTLSNWSQVTHISVGSALIISVVFAVAGYTTFTGYTQGDIFENYCRNDNLVTLGRFCFGLSIITTFPLECFVTREVVSNVICSRPLSKPEHVAITLLIVAVCTALSLAYDCLGVVLELNGVLSATPLIFIIPSACYLKLCPGQWFQGEKLIPTMLIIIGLFVMITGLIMTGVFPQDCSHGVEMFYCADANISGTLPPE, from the exons ATGGCTCAGCAG CAAAACAATGAAGAAGGGACAGCAATTATTCGTATGCACAAATCTGAGTCGAGAGGTTCAATGATCTCTGCATCTTTTAATTTCATCAACTCCATTATAGGATCTGGAATAATAG GTTTACCATACGCATTGAACCAGGCGGGGCTTCCTTTAGGGCTGCTTCTTTTGATTTTAGTTGGATTCATCACAG ACTACTCAATTGTTCTACTAATTAAAGGAGGAAACCTCTCAGGATCAAACAGTTATCAGTCAGTGGTACAAAGCACATTTGGTTTTCCTggatttttgattttatctgcTCTACAGTTTCTTTATCCTTTCATAG CCATGATCAGCTATAACATCACAACTGGTGACACACTGACCAAAGTGTTTCAGAGAATCCCAGGAG TTGGTCCAGACCACATCCTTGCAGAGCGGCACTTTGTGATCTTGCTGTCTACCTTTATGTTCACTCTGCCGCTCTCATTTTATCGAAACATCGAGAGACTTGGGAAG GTGTCCTTCCTGTCAATGGTGCTAACGCTTACCATCCTCATCATCGTCACGATCCGGGCAGCTACCCTTGGACCGCAGAT TGTCCCTACAGAGAACGCGTGGGCATTTGCAAAGTGGAAAGCCATTCAAGCAGTTGGTGTAATGTCTTTTG CCTTTATTTGCCACCACAACAGCTTTCTGATCTACAACTCTCTGGAGCAGCCCACTTTATCCAACTGGTCTCAGGTCACCCACATCTCTGTGGGCTCTGCTTTGATAATCAGCGTTGTGTTTGCTGTTGCAGGCTACACAACATTCACTGGCTACACACAAG GAGACATATTTGAGAACTACTGCAGAAATGATAACCTGGTAACATTGGGTCGGTTCTGCTTTGGCCTCAGCATAATTACAACCTTTCCACTTGAATGTTTTGTTACCCGAGAG GTGGTATCCAACGTCATATGCAGTCGTCCTCTTTCCAAACCTGAACATGTAGCCATAACTCTGCTTATAGTGGCAGTCTGCACAGCATTATCTCTGGCTTATGACTGCTTGGGAGTTGTTTTAGAGCTAAAC GGAGTGCTGAGCGCCACACCTCTGATCTTCATCATCCCATCCGCGTGCTACCTCAAGCTCTGCCCCGGCCAATGGTTCCAGGGTGAAAAGTTGATCCCCACCATGCTGATAATAATTGGCTTGTTTGTCATGATCACTGGCCTGATCATGACTGGTGTGTTCCCTCAAGACTGTTCGCACGGTGTGGAGATGTTCTACTGTGCGGATGCCAACATCTCTGGCACTTTGCCACCTGAATGA
- the slc38a11 gene encoding putative sodium-coupled neutral amino acid transporter 11 isoform X2 — protein sequence MAQQQNNEEGTAIIRMHKSESRGSMISASFNFINSIIGSGIIAMISYNITTGDTLTKVFQRIPGVGPDHILAERHFVILLSTFMFTLPLSFYRNIERLGKVSFLSMVLTLTILIIVTIRAATLGPQIVPTENAWAFAKWKAIQAVGVMSFAFICHHNSFLIYNSLEQPTLSNWSQVTHISVGSALIISVVFAVAGYTTFTGYTQGDIFENYCRNDNLVTLGRFCFGLSIITTFPLECFVTREVVSNVICSRPLSKPEHVAITLLIVAVCTALSLAYDCLGVVLELNGVLSATPLIFIIPSACYLKLCPGQWFQGEKLIPTMLIIIGLFVMITGLIMTGVFPQDCSHGVEMFYCADANISGTLPPE from the exons ATGGCTCAGCAG CAAAACAATGAAGAAGGGACAGCAATTATTCGTATGCACAAATCTGAGTCGAGAGGTTCAATGATCTCTGCATCTTTTAATTTCATCAACTCCATTATAGGATCTGGAATAATAG CCATGATCAGCTATAACATCACAACTGGTGACACACTGACCAAAGTGTTTCAGAGAATCCCAGGAG TTGGTCCAGACCACATCCTTGCAGAGCGGCACTTTGTGATCTTGCTGTCTACCTTTATGTTCACTCTGCCGCTCTCATTTTATCGAAACATCGAGAGACTTGGGAAG GTGTCCTTCCTGTCAATGGTGCTAACGCTTACCATCCTCATCATCGTCACGATCCGGGCAGCTACCCTTGGACCGCAGAT TGTCCCTACAGAGAACGCGTGGGCATTTGCAAAGTGGAAAGCCATTCAAGCAGTTGGTGTAATGTCTTTTG CCTTTATTTGCCACCACAACAGCTTTCTGATCTACAACTCTCTGGAGCAGCCCACTTTATCCAACTGGTCTCAGGTCACCCACATCTCTGTGGGCTCTGCTTTGATAATCAGCGTTGTGTTTGCTGTTGCAGGCTACACAACATTCACTGGCTACACACAAG GAGACATATTTGAGAACTACTGCAGAAATGATAACCTGGTAACATTGGGTCGGTTCTGCTTTGGCCTCAGCATAATTACAACCTTTCCACTTGAATGTTTTGTTACCCGAGAG GTGGTATCCAACGTCATATGCAGTCGTCCTCTTTCCAAACCTGAACATGTAGCCATAACTCTGCTTATAGTGGCAGTCTGCACAGCATTATCTCTGGCTTATGACTGCTTGGGAGTTGTTTTAGAGCTAAAC GGAGTGCTGAGCGCCACACCTCTGATCTTCATCATCCCATCCGCGTGCTACCTCAAGCTCTGCCCCGGCCAATGGTTCCAGGGTGAAAAGTTGATCCCCACCATGCTGATAATAATTGGCTTGTTTGTCATGATCACTGGCCTGATCATGACTGGTGTGTTCCCTCAAGACTGTTCGCACGGTGTGGAGATGTTCTACTGTGCGGATGCCAACATCTCTGGCACTTTGCCACCTGAATGA